One Spiroplasma endosymbiont of Nebria brevicollis DNA window includes the following coding sequences:
- a CDS encoding MG284/MPN403 family protein — MKEQISIVQRVVAAIFTKYTQAKKVIETNNFSQTGIIQETSVDYAKEKITTINLKNYEKHVQIVDTVLALLPKNEYSYIVRTFLTKSNKNWWKNHYHPHEYEKLQKTVINRFLYLYLV; from the coding sequence ATGAAAGAACAAATAAGTATTGTTCAAAGAGTGGTCGCAGCTATTTTTACCAAATATACTCAAGCTAAGAAAGTAATAGAAACTAATAACTTTAGTCAAACAGGCATTATTCAAGAAACATCTGTTGACTATGCTAAAGAAAAAATAACAACTATTAATTTAAAGAATTATGAAAAACATGTCCAAATTGTTGATACGGTTTTGGCCTTACTTCCTAAAAATGAATATAGTTATATTGTTAGAACATTTTTAACTAAATCTAATAAAAATTGATGAAAAAATCATTATCATCCCCATGAATATGAAAAACTACAAAAAACAGTTATTAATCGTTTCTTGTATTTATATTTGGTTTAG
- a CDS encoding acyl carrier protein, whose translation MNILKELKTLIDTENIRVRVKNITPATKFADSGIDSLDLVNLAMAIESKHGIIIDDATLLSLKEKSVQDFIDVIEKQVAAKNK comes from the coding sequence ATGAATATTTTAAAGGAACTTAAAACATTAATTGATACAGAAAATATTCGAGTAAGAGTAAAAAACATTACACCAGCAACTAAATTTGCTGATAGTGGTATCGACTCTTTGGATTTAGTTAATTTAGCAATGGCCATCGAAAGTAAACATGGTATTATTATTGACGATGCTACTCTATTAAGTTTAAAAGAAAAAAGTGTGCAAGATTTTATTGATGTAATTGAAAAACAAGTTGCTGCTAAAAATAAATAA
- a CDS encoding Fur family transcriptional regulator: protein MNKNFENITQKLKDKDYRLTDIRKAVIKVLTIKEHVSVNDIINFLKEEGNETINIMSIYNTIDLLMEEHIIHANIFEGKQIIYELSENGIHIICNYCNSNIHVKESSNSQQNSPLHVTQLEKLATENNFYFSHYKLEIHGICQNCQLKTKNIKF from the coding sequence ATGAACAAAAATTTTGAAAATATTACCCAAAAATTAAAAGATAAAGACTATCGTTTAACAGATATTCGTAAAGCAGTTATTAAAGTTTTAACGATAAAAGAGCATGTAAGTGTTAATGATATTATTAATTTTTTAAAAGAAGAAGGAAATGAAACTATTAATATTATGAGTATTTATAATACTATTGATCTATTAATGGAAGAACACATCATTCATGCTAATATTTTTGAAGGCAAACAAATTATTTATGAATTATCAGAAAATGGTATTCATATTATTTGTAATTATTGTAATAGCAATATTCATGTTAAAGAAAGTAGTAATAGTCAACAAAATTCGCCGTTACACGTGACACAATTAGAAAAGTTGGCAACTGAAAACAACTTTTATTTTTCACATTATAAGTTAGAAATACATGGAATTTGCCAAAATTGTCAATTAAAAACAAAAAATATAAAATTTTAA
- a CDS encoding DegV family protein has translation MKNRIGIISDSSAGFSLKDLKEMKIGFCPLLINFSDNTTINDDPSILTDKAFCERIVDREQSAKTSQTPLGEMAKIWEEMLTKFEKLIFIPLSKGLSGQYNTATMLAKEPNFKNKIFIFDSNGVSIINWLLVKKAYQMSLVEKNDVNTILEALKLIRYNYLAYILPYDLKYLERGGRISKTAAALAKFTKIIPILTFDGTIDKHDKTRTWKKAVNNTIKDILKIKSKEKITLFYIVHAFSKPEMIKEVEEYVHSYHIKNVKTVTLSRVISAHTGIGTFAFVVFDLEKNKLPKLD, from the coding sequence TTGAAAAATAGAATTGGGATTATTAGTGATTCTTCAGCTGGTTTTTCATTAAAAGATTTGAAAGAAATGAAAATTGGTTTTTGTCCGCTACTAATTAATTTTAGTGATAACACAACTATTAATGATGACCCTAGCATTTTAACAGATAAAGCATTTTGTGAACGAATTGTTGATAGAGAGCAATCTGCTAAAACTTCACAGACACCGCTTGGTGAAATGGCTAAAATTTGAGAAGAAATGCTTACTAAGTTTGAGAAATTAATTTTTATTCCTTTATCAAAAGGTCTGTCAGGACAATATAATACAGCAACCATGTTAGCTAAAGAACCTAATTTCAAAAATAAAATCTTTATTTTTGATAGTAATGGGGTTTCTATTATCAACTGGCTTTTAGTTAAAAAAGCTTATCAAATGTCACTAGTAGAAAAAAATGATGTTAACACTATTTTAGAAGCGTTAAAATTAATTAGATATAACTACTTGGCATATATTTTACCTTATGATTTAAAATATTTAGAACGTGGTGGTAGAATTAGTAAGACTGCTGCTGCTTTAGCTAAATTTACTAAAATCATACCAATTCTAACTTTTGATGGTACTATTGATAAACATGATAAGACGCGAACATGAAAAAAAGCAGTTAATAATACTATTAAAGACATATTAAAAATTAAAAGCAAAGAAAAAATTACTCTGTTTTATATTGTTCATGCCTTTTCAAAACCAGAAATGATCAAAGAAGTTGAAGAATATGTTCATAGTTATCATATAAAAAATGTTAAAACAGTAACATTATCTCGTGTTATCAGTGCCCATACAGGAATCGGAACTTTTGCTTTTGTTGTCTTTGACTTAGAAAAAAATAAATTACCAAAATTGGATTAA
- the secG gene encoding preprotein translocase subunit SecG — protein sequence MSQNIIFAFEIIALIIAMLLVILGLLQGKKNHNGLGALSGGNQELFASTKERGWAKLFSMATLGLGISLFVVGIIIRILINTIGVIN from the coding sequence ATGAGTCAAAATATTATTTTTGCTTTTGAAATTATTGCTTTAATTATTGCCATGTTATTAGTAATCTTAGGATTATTACAAGGTAAAAAAAACCATAATGGTTTAGGTGCCTTAAGTGGTGGTAACCAAGAATTATTTGCTAGTACCAAAGAACGTGGATGAGCGAAACTATTTTCCATGGCTACGCTTGGTTTGGGAATATCACTTTTTGTAGTAGGAATCATTATAAGAATTCTTATTAATACTATTGGAGTTATAAACTAG
- the rnr gene encoding ribonuclease R, with amino-acid sequence MKQQIINELQNSVAPLSTIDLTMKLNVTNHQQQQQLIADLEELKNSEIIFENKEQEFYMTKRNNLFFGKIQITKKGFGFVKLLNSEEEYYVNVENINNALNGDEVLCGLIKINNQRDEATVLKVIKRDTNLLVGTIVIDPQTKVKSLVIQNAKMQQYEVNILNKDQSLENNIVVAKIESFDRNIFNVTIDRVLGNLNDPGVDILAVIYEVGIKVQFDVETLIVTEKIPQTVQASDKVDRVDLTKELLVTIDGKDAKDFDDAICVTKLSNGNYRLLVAIADVSHYVTENSPIDEEAFTRGTSVYLADRVIPMLPTQLSNGICSLNEQVERLCMVADMEIDKYGLPVSHRIYQAFMKSARRMNYDEVNDGYNGKNPDFIKTHPQIWAMLQDAKDLYQILWKFKEAAGVIDFEIDEAKTVIGENGEVIDIVLRTRDIAEKLIESFMIRANEVVAQTVYEMKLPFIYRVHEHPRARKMHQMTTILKLMGVKINPKIANITSKDLQLLLNSLKQLPTFQILSTLLLRSMEKAQYSNKCIGHFGLASQYYTHFTSPIRRYPDLIVHRLLRQYLVKKQINGKVIEKYQSITNWASEQSSNMELKALECERAVDQMKKAEYMMKFIGQKFTGIISSVTGFGLFVELPNTIEGLIRISDMKDDYYIFNEKAMVLFGERRRKQYGLGQRVSIIVKDANKISRTIDFQLEESEQENTKSNSVRNGKKVYQDSKFKNKKGNNKNAVVNSNQNQTGRFDPRNKNGVKKWNHKNKNNKKD; translated from the coding sequence ATGAAACAACAAATTATTAATGAACTGCAAAATAGTGTTGCTCCATTATCAACTATTGATTTGACAATGAAATTAAATGTTACCAATCATCAGCAACAACAACAATTGATTGCTGATTTAGAAGAATTAAAGAATAGTGAAATTATTTTTGAAAATAAAGAACAAGAGTTTTATATGACAAAACGTAATAATTTATTTTTTGGTAAAATTCAAATTACCAAAAAAGGTTTTGGTTTTGTTAAATTATTAAATAGCGAAGAAGAATATTATGTTAACGTAGAAAACATTAACAATGCTTTAAATGGTGATGAAGTATTGTGTGGTTTAATTAAAATTAATAATCAACGTGATGAAGCGACAGTTTTAAAAGTGATTAAACGTGATACTAATTTACTAGTAGGAACGATTGTTATTGACCCACAAACTAAAGTTAAATCACTAGTTATTCAAAATGCTAAAATGCAACAATATGAAGTTAATATCTTAAATAAAGACCAATCGTTAGAAAATAATATTGTTGTTGCTAAAATTGAAAGTTTTGACCGTAATATTTTCAATGTTACGATTGATCGTGTGCTTGGAAATTTAAATGATCCTGGTGTTGATATTTTAGCAGTTATTTATGAAGTTGGAATTAAAGTTCAATTTGATGTAGAAACTTTAATTGTTACCGAAAAAATTCCCCAAACTGTCCAAGCTAGTGATAAAGTTGATCGTGTAGATTTAACAAAAGAATTATTAGTTACGATTGATGGTAAGGATGCCAAAGACTTTGATGATGCAATTTGTGTTACTAAGTTAAGTAACGGTAATTATCGCTTACTGGTGGCTATTGCCGATGTTAGTCATTACGTAACTGAAAATAGCCCAATCGATGAAGAAGCTTTTACACGTGGAACATCGGTCTATTTAGCAGACCGTGTTATTCCTATGTTGCCAACGCAATTATCAAATGGAATTTGTTCTTTAAATGAGCAAGTGGAACGCTTATGTATGGTAGCTGATATGGAAATTGATAAGTATGGATTGCCTGTTAGTCATCGTATTTATCAGGCGTTTATGAAATCAGCACGTCGAATGAACTATGACGAAGTTAATGATGGTTATAATGGCAAAAATCCTGATTTTATTAAAACTCATCCGCAAATATGAGCAATGCTTCAAGATGCCAAAGATTTATATCAAATTTTATGAAAGTTCAAAGAAGCTGCCGGTGTTATTGATTTTGAAATTGATGAAGCAAAAACAGTGATTGGTGAAAATGGTGAAGTAATTGACATTGTTCTAAGAACTCGTGATATCGCTGAAAAGTTAATTGAAAGTTTTATGATTAGAGCTAATGAAGTGGTTGCCCAAACTGTATACGAAATGAAATTACCATTTATTTATCGTGTTCATGAACATCCACGCGCGCGTAAAATGCATCAAATGACTACGATTTTAAAATTAATGGGTGTGAAAATCAATCCTAAAATTGCGAATATTACCTCTAAAGATTTACAATTATTATTAAACTCTTTAAAACAGTTACCAACCTTTCAAATTTTATCAACTTTGTTATTACGAAGTATGGAAAAAGCACAATACAGTAATAAATGTATTGGTCACTTTGGATTAGCAAGTCAATATTATACCCACTTTACTTCTCCAATTAGACGTTATCCAGACTTAATTGTCCATCGTTTATTACGTCAATATTTGGTTAAGAAACAAATTAATGGGAAAGTAATCGAAAAATATCAAAGCATTACTAACTGAGCCTCAGAACAGTCAAGTAACATGGAATTAAAAGCTTTAGAATGTGAACGTGCTGTTGATCAAATGAAAAAAGCTGAGTACATGATGAAATTTATTGGTCAAAAATTCACCGGTATTATTTCCAGTGTTACTGGTTTTGGGTTATTTGTAGAATTACCTAATACTATTGAAGGTTTAATTAGAATTTCGGATATGAAAGATGATTATTATATTTTCAATGAAAAAGCTATGGTCTTATTTGGAGAACGTAGGCGTAAACAATACGGTTTAGGACAAAGAGTGAGTATTATTGTTAAAGACGCCAATAAAATTTCACGTACGATTGATTTCCAATTAGAAGAAAGCGAACAAGAAAATACTAAAAGTAATAGTGTTCGTAATGGTAAAAAAGTTTACCAAGATTCTAAGTTTAAAAATAAAAAGGGTAATAATAAAAATGCTGTTGTTAATAGTAATCAAAATCAAACTGGTAGATTTGACCCACGAAATAAAAATGGAGTTAAAAAATGGAATCACAAAAACAAGAACAACAAAAAAGATTAA
- a CDS encoding phosphoribosyltransferase: MESQKQEQQKRLIQQNNINIECYYYDYFKSPGLNSYPQLSWVNDDYNLIKQPTISEEECLRLATNLFTVGQKYNLFNGLDYFIMMPKKPTSVSSLEIIINQLVKMISDKLNINIEFLDNIFHVENYRKFWQNKIKVNERQAEIANKIHLLVKYENYFTNKQIIIIDDVVSSGTSIAQVITTLWDSNHNFNVKALCYGSVYNWQEIYE; this comes from the coding sequence ATGGAATCACAAAAACAAGAACAACAAAAAAGATTAATCCAACAAAATAATATTAATATTGAATGCTATTATTATGACTATTTTAAATCTCCAGGTTTAAATAGTTATCCCCAACTATCATGAGTTAATGATGATTATAATTTAATTAAACAACCAACAATTAGCGAAGAAGAATGTTTACGTTTAGCAACCAATCTCTTCACTGTTGGTCAAAAATATAATTTGTTTAATGGTCTTGATTATTTTATCATGATGCCAAAAAAACCAACATCAGTTAGTAGTTTAGAAATTATTATTAATCAGTTAGTAAAAATGATAAGTGATAAGTTAAATATCAATATTGAATTTCTTGATAATATTTTTCACGTTGAAAATTATCGTAAGTTTTGACAAAATAAAATAAAAGTTAATGAACGTCAAGCAGAAATTGCTAATAAGATTCATTTATTAGTAAAGTATGAAAATTACTTTACTAATAAACAAATTATTATCATTGATGATGTTGTTTCCTCAGGAACGTCTATTGCTCAAGTCATTACAACATTGTGGGATAGTAATCATAATTTTAATGTTAAGGCTTTATGTTATGGGTCAGTTTATAATTGGCAGGAAATTTATGAATAG
- the smpB gene encoding SsrA-binding protein SmpB: protein MKIISKNKKAYFNYELLEKIEAGMVLTGAEIKSIRLGEVSLQDSYVTFSNNEAYIVNMNVSTYKFSRIFVVEPLRKRKLLLNAREIKRLQQEQKLKNLTIIPIMVYLNSAGRAKLEIALGRGKKLHDKRDVIKNREAQRETKYKKI from the coding sequence TTGAAAATTATTTCAAAAAATAAAAAAGCATATTTTAATTATGAATTATTGGAAAAAATAGAAGCAGGAATGGTTCTAACTGGTGCTGAAATTAAATCTATTCGATTAGGTGAAGTATCATTGCAAGATAGTTATGTTACATTCAGTAATAACGAAGCATATATTGTTAATATGAATGTTTCTACTTATAAGTTTAGTCGCATTTTTGTTGTAGAACCTTTAAGAAAAAGAAAATTACTTTTAAATGCTCGTGAAATTAAAAGATTACAACAAGAACAAAAATTAAAAAATTTAACTATTATTCCTATTATGGTATATTTAAATAGTGCAGGGCGTGCAAAATTAGAAATTGCTTTAGGGCGTGGTAAAAAACTCCATGATAAACGTGATGTGATTAAAAACCGTGAAGCACAAAGGGAAACTAAATATAAAAAAATATAA